In Salvelinus fontinalis isolate EN_2023a unplaced genomic scaffold, ASM2944872v1 scaffold_1264, whole genome shotgun sequence, the sequence TGGTTCTGGTTTTGGGGAAGTTTCTTCTTCAGTGGTGACTGCTAGTTCTGGTTTAGGGGATGTCTCCTCTTTAGGGGTGACAGTGGGGAATGATTTAGGGGATGTCTCTTCTTTAGGGGTTACGGTTGGCTCCTGTTGTGGAGATATTTCCTCTTTAGGGGTCACAGATTGGTCCGGTATTGGGGATGTCTCCTCTTTAGGAGAGACAGTTGGCTCTGGATGCGGGGTTGTTTCTTCTTTAGGGGTCACAgtggggtctggtttaggggatgTCTCTTCTTTAGGGGTGACGGTTGGCTCTTGTTGTGGGGATGTCTCCTCTTTAGGGGTCACAGATTGGTCCGGTATTGGGGATGTCTCCTCTTTAGGAGAGACAGTTGGCTCTGGATGCGGGGTTGTTTCTTCTTTAGGGGTGACAGTGGGGAACGATTTAGGGGATGTCTCTTCTTTAGGGGTTACGGTTGGCTCCTGTTGTGGAGATATTTCCTCTTTAGGGGTCACAGATTGGTCCGGTATTGGGGATGTCTCCTCTTTAGGAGAGACAGTTGGCTCTGGATGCGGGGTTGTTTCTTCTTTAGGGGTCACAGTGGGGTCCGGTTTAGGGGTTGTTTCTTCTTTAGGGGTCACAGTGGGGTCCGGTTTAGGGGTTGTTTCTTCTTTAGGGGTCACAGTGGGGTCCGGTTTAGGGGTTGTTTCTTCTTTAGGGGTCACAGTGGGGTCCGGTTTAGGGGATGTCTCTTCTTTAGGGGTGACGGTTGGCTCGTGTTGTGGGGATGTCTCCTCTTTACTGGTAACTGCTGGATCTGGTTTAGGGGATGTTTCATCTTTAGCTGTGACTGCTGGTTCTGGTTTTGGGGAAGTTTCTACTTTAGTGGTGACTGCTAGTTCTGGTTTTGGGGAAGTTTCTACTTTTGGGATGACTACTGTTTTTGGTTTTGGGGAAGTTTCTACTTTAGGGGTGACTGCTTGTTCTGGTTTTGGGGAAGTTTCTTCTTTAGGGGTGGTGGTTATATCTGGTTTTGGGGAAGTTTCTACTTTAGCTGTGACTGCTATTTCTGGTTTTGGGGAAGTTTCTACTTTGGGGGTGACTGCTGGTTCTGGTTTTGGGGAAGTTTCTACTTTAGTGGTGACTGCTAGTTCTGGTTTTGGGGAAGTTTCTACTTTAGTGGTGACTGCTAGTTCTGGTTTTGGGGAAGTTTCTACTTTTGGAATGACTACTGTTTCTTGTTTTGGGGAAGTTTCTTCTTTAGGGGTGACTGCTTGTTCTGGTTTTGGGGAAGTTTCTACTTTACTGGTGACTGCTTGTTCTGGTTTTGGGGAAGTTTCTACTTTAGTGGTGACTGCTTGTCCTGGTTTTGGGGAAGTTTTTACTTTAGGGGTGACTACTGTTTCTAGTTTTGGGGAGGTTTCTACTTTAGGGGTGACTGCTTGTTCTGGTTTTGGGGAAGTTTCGTCTTTAGGGGTGGTGGTTATATCTGGTTTTGGGAAAGTTTCTATTTTAGGGGTGACTGCTGTTTCTGGTTTTGGGGAAGTTTCTACTTTAGTGGTGACTGCTGGTTCTGGTTTTGGGGAGGTTTCTACTTTAGTGGTGACTGCTAGTTCTGGTTTTGGGGAAGTTTCTACTTTTGGGATGACTACTGTTTCTGGTTTTGGGGGAGTTTCTACTTTAGGGGTGACTGCTTGTTCTGGTTTTGGGGAAGTTTCTTCTTTAGGGGTGGTGGTTATATCTGGTTTTGGGGAAGTTTCTACTTTAGGGGTGACTGCTGGTACTGGTTTTGGGGAAGTCTTCTCTTTAGGGGTGACAGTTCGGTCCGGTTTTAGGGCTGTTTCTTTTTTAGGGGTGACAgtggggtctggtttaggggatgTCTCCTCTTTAGGGGTTACGGTTGGCTCCTGTTGTGGGGATGTCTCCTCTTTAGCGGTGACAGTTTGGTCCGGTTTTGTGGTTGTTTCTTCTTTAGGGGTGACTGCTGGTCCCTGTTTAGGGGATGTCTCTTCTTTAGGGGTGACAGTGGGGTCCGGTTTAGGGGATGTCTCCTCTTTAGGGGTTACGGTTGgctcatgttgtggggatgtctcCTCTTTAGGGGCAACAGTGGGGTACGGTTTAGGGGATGTCTCTTCTTTAGGGGTGACAGTTTGGTCCGGTATTGGGGATGTCTCTTCTTTAGGGGTCACAGTGGGGTCCGGTTTAGGGGATGTCTCCTCTTTAGGGGTGACGGTTGGCTCCTGTTGTGGGGATGTCTCCTCTTTAGCGGTGACAGTTTGATCTGGTTTTGTGGTCGTTTCTTCTTTAGGGGTGATTGCTGGTCCCTGTTTAGGGGATTTCTCTTCTTTAGGGGTGACAGTGGGGTCCAGTTTAGGGGATGTCTCTTCTTTAGGGGTGACAGTGGGGTACGGTTTAGGGGATGTCTCTTCTTTAGGGGTGACAGATTGGTCCGGTATTGGGGATGTCTCCTCTTTAGGAGTGACAGTTGGCTCTGGATGCGGGGTTGTTTCTTCTTTAGGGGTCACAgtggggtctggtttaggggatgtttcttctttaggggtcacagtggggtctggtttaggggatgTTTCTTCTTTCGGGGTCACAgtggggtctggtttaggggatgTTTCTTCTTTCGGGGTCACAgtggggtctggtttaggggatgtttcttctttaggggtcacagtggggtctggtttaggggatgTCTTAGATTCTTTCCCTTTTTCCTCACCCATTGAGACATCTTTTGTGACCTTTTCACTGCCATTATGTTCATTCTGCACAACACTTTTTACAATATCATCCTTGCTGCTCACTTCTGGCTCTGTCGGACCCACCTCCTTTTTAAGAGTCTTTTGCACAGGCTCTTCCTTACACTCACTTGTTGTGCTGATAATTCTGTCTGGCATTTTACCTCCTACTGTTTTCTCATCTTGTGTCATTTCTACACTAGAATCATCTGGTGACTTCACCTGCTCCACTGTCTCCTTGGTTGGACTGCTCTTCAGCTCTGCAGTGATATCAGGGGATTCCATGTCCTTCTCTGTGGGCTCAGGGAGATCCTCTTCTTGTGTTGTCACAGCACTCTCTGCCTCTTGAGGTTGGTCTGACTCTCTGTGCTCCTTCTCATCAGGTTTCTGCTCCAGTGTTGGGGCACTCTGATataaatgttttctctctttgaTGGGACTTTCTTTTGGGCTGTCTTGATGTT encodes:
- the LOC129848892 gene encoding neurofilament heavy polypeptide-like; translation: MSLRMDNHSGSPHRAAQAEYCCYQPKLTGSPSASRTVGFESTTAYTNRGYVTMLKSEFGSIPRSSQSLFDLSGPFTGVLTKMNEKELLHGLNDRFAGFIEKVRHLEQQNELFEREIEEIKLKAQSPASLAQEHEPELMDLRNLVHDITLQKRQIEIEHQNLEEDFLTLRDKYEQEARDRSDAENGILVLKKDANDAYLAKLQLDEKAQSLVDEIHFLKKNHEDEVSEMVAQIQEAQVTVKAHDFGKPDITAALRDIRVQLEGHATSDFQQAEEGFRIQFAKLTKAAESNREVLKATQQEIQENRRRLQGKTIELDCGKGMREALEKQLQELEERHYAEMIHYQDTIRQLENELTNAKLDMSGYLREYQDLLNVKMALDVEILSYRKLLEGEESRLYTISDTHISMPCIYRQSPVYTLPCLARQGGPTRRSEPQYKFVEEIITETTRDMEMSEIEETGSEETVRGEGDELRQKQGEESDKAERRSGGEVDEQKEKDRGKVDVEVDAPEEEGEQEEESKRQQIVTSAEVEVNGDGVSHSEGENGEEGEDEREEEKGGEPDAIKKTEDIDRGENTQSEVNSAEATSDGEKEKLDTTKKLDSEIKGTLEKDDKPKHGESQTEIPISTEPKTSESEDSKTGSSIKGEPQVPTEDISKEPKKVSEERKKESPLKEKKEVDLKEESAPTEQHQDSPKESPIKERKHLYQSAPTLEQKPDEKEHRESDQPQEAESAVTTQEEDLPEPTEKDMESPDITAELKSSPTKETVEQVKSPDDSSVEMTQDEKTVGGKMPDRIISTTSECKEEPVQKTLKKEVGPTEPEVSSKDDIVKSVVQNEHNGSEKVTKDVSMGEEKGKESKTSPKPDPTVTPKEETSPKPDPTVTPKEETSPKPDPTVTPKEETSPKPDPTVTPKEETSPKPDPTVTPKEETTPHPEPTVTPKEETSPIPDQSVTPKEETSPKPYPTVTPKEETSPKLDPTVTPKEEKSPKQGPAITPKEETTTKPDQTVTAKEETSPQQEPTVTPKEETSPKPDPTVTPKEETSPIPDQTVTPKEETSPKPYPTVAPKEETSPQHEPTVTPKEETSPKPDPTVTPKEETSPKQGPAVTPKEETTTKPDQTVTAKEETSPQQEPTVTPKEETSPKPDPTVTPKKETALKPDRTVTPKEKTSPKPVPAVTPKVETSPKPDITTTPKEETSPKPEQAVTPKVETPPKPETVVIPKVETSPKPELAVTTKVETSPKPEPAVTTKVETSPKPETAVTPKIETFPKPDITTTPKDETSPKPEQAVTPKVETSPKLETVVTPKVKTSPKPGQAVTTKVETSPKPEQAVTSKVETSPKPEQAVTPKEETSPKQETVVIPKVETSPKPELAVTTKVETSPKPELAVTTKVETSPKPEPAVTPKVETSPKPEIAVTAKVETSPKPDITTTPKEETSPKPEQAVTPKVETSPKPKTVVIPKVETSPKPELAVTTKVETSPKPEPAVTAKDETSPKPDPAVTSKEETSPQHEPTVTPKEETSPKPDPTVTPKEETTPKPDPTVTPKEETTPKPDPTVTPKEETTPKPDPTVTPKEETTPHPEPTVSPKEETSPIPDQSVTPKEEISPQQEPTVTPKEETSPKSFPTVTPKEETTPHPEPTVSPKEETSPIPDQSVTPKEETSPQQEPTVTPKEETSPKPDPTVTPKEETTPHPEPTVSPKEETSPIPDQSVTPKEEISPQQEPTVTPKEETSPKSFPTVTPKEETSPKPELAVTTEEETSPKPEPAVTPKFETSPKPNSTITPKEEISPKPDSTLTPESTTTPKPYSNLTPESTTTPKPDSTLTPESTTTPKPDSTLTPESSTIPKPDSTLTQESTTIPKPYSTLTPESMTTPTEESETTGSGDKAKTITPPEKQMPAFAESNDSHREVPESNTTQEKQEESMDKEPEKVTDPKDGTPKTESVKTKASELKSEQVEISITNTLPVKEQDVSAVGLKDQTVDEKITEQDTF